From Methylomonas sp. EFPC3, a single genomic window includes:
- the dmeF gene encoding CDF family Co(II)/Ni(II) efflux transporter DmeF: MHEHQLGNWQHSHDFARINRKGERRTKWVLALTFSTMLVEIAAGMQFHSMALLADGWHMATHVVAFMIAIFAYRYSRIHQHDQTFAFSPAKVSVLGGFASSIALAMVAFVMVADSIERLLAPQAIHFDEAILVAEVGLLINLVSALLLGDHHDHHHGDHHHHDHDHDHDHDHDHEHEHEHEHEHEHEHEHESRGHHDHNLRAAYLHVVADALTSVLAIIALLAGKYYGWVWLDTVMGFVGAGVILIWAVGLIRDTSPILLDQSIDSAYAAKIRAVLEQDGECRVVDLHIWPVSANHYAAIIGLVTQHPKPPQYYKGLLAEFRKLDHVTVEVNCCVGADCVAK, from the coding sequence ATGCATGAACATCAACTCGGTAATTGGCAGCACTCTCACGATTTCGCCAGGATTAACCGTAAAGGCGAGCGGCGGACCAAATGGGTGCTGGCACTGACGTTTAGCACAATGTTGGTGGAAATTGCCGCCGGCATGCAGTTCCACTCGATGGCTTTGCTGGCGGACGGCTGGCATATGGCGACTCACGTTGTCGCCTTCATGATTGCTATTTTTGCCTACCGCTACAGTCGGATTCATCAGCACGACCAAACCTTTGCTTTTAGCCCGGCCAAGGTCAGCGTATTGGGCGGTTTTGCCAGCTCAATCGCCTTGGCGATGGTGGCATTCGTAATGGTGGCCGATTCGATCGAACGCTTGTTGGCACCGCAGGCCATTCATTTCGACGAAGCAATTTTGGTGGCCGAAGTCGGTTTGCTGATCAATCTGGTGAGTGCGTTGTTATTGGGCGACCATCACGACCACCATCACGGCGACCATCATCACCACGACCACGACCACGACCACGACCACGACCACGACCATGAACATGAACATGAACATGAACATGAACATGAACATGAACATGAACATGAAAGCCGCGGCCACCATGACCATAACTTGCGAGCGGCCTATCTGCACGTGGTGGCGGACGCACTGACCTCGGTATTGGCGATTATCGCGTTGTTAGCCGGTAAATATTACGGCTGGGTCTGGTTGGACACCGTGATGGGATTTGTCGGTGCCGGGGTGATATTGATTTGGGCGGTCGGTTTGATCAGGGACACCAGCCCGATTTTGCTGGATCAGAGTATCGATTCCGCTTACGCCGCCAAAATACGGGCCGTTTTGGAACAGGACGGCGAATGCCGCGTTGTCGATCTGCACATCTGGCCGGTCAGCGCCAACCACTATGCCGCCATTATCGGTCTGGTCACGCAGCACCCGAAACCGCCGCAGTATTACAAGGGCTTGTTGGCAGAGTTTCGCAAGTTGGACCACGTCACGGTGGAGGTCAATTGCTGCGTCGGTGCCGATTGCGTTGCAAAATGA
- a CDS encoding class I SAM-dependent methyltransferase — MDNSTCPLCTSHDTNHFHRDRQRDYRRCAKCWLVFVDSSQHLSRDAEKAIYDLHQNHSNDAGYLNFLSRLALPLASLLPPGSEGLDYGCGPGPAMASMLEEYGHRVKLYDPIYANHPAHLQQQYDFITCTEVIEHFREPGREFGRLFGLIRPGGWLGIMTKLVIDADAFSRWHYKNDPTHIAFFSRPTLTWLAEHYDCAIEFIGSDVIILQRNRHRRSN, encoded by the coding sequence ATGGACAACTCGACCTGCCCGCTTTGCACCAGCCATGACACAAACCATTTTCATCGCGACCGGCAACGCGATTACCGCCGCTGCGCAAAATGTTGGCTGGTGTTTGTGGATAGCAGCCAACATTTAAGCCGGGACGCGGAAAAAGCGATTTACGATCTGCATCAAAACCACTCAAACGATGCCGGCTATCTTAACTTTCTGTCGCGGCTGGCGTTACCGCTGGCCAGCCTGTTGCCGCCCGGCTCGGAAGGGCTGGATTACGGCTGCGGCCCCGGTCCGGCAATGGCCAGCATGCTTGAGGAATACGGACATCGCGTCAAACTGTACGACCCGATTTACGCCAATCATCCCGCACATTTGCAGCAGCAATACGACTTTATCACCTGCACCGAAGTCATCGAGCACTTTCGCGAGCCTGGGCGGGAATTCGGCCGTCTGTTCGGTTTGATTCGCCCCGGAGGTTGGCTGGGTATCATGACTAAATTGGTAATCGATGCGGACGCCTTCAGCCGCTGGCATTACAAGAACGACCCGACCCACATCGCTTTTTTCTCGCGACCCACTTTAACGTGGCTGGCAGAGCACTACGACTGCGCGATCGAATTCATCGGCAGCGACGTCATCATTTTGCAACGCAATCGGCACCGACGCAGCAATTGA
- a CDS encoding Hsp20/alpha crystallin family protein, with protein MSSLSPFVGGNLFDELFRDISPGYWVRPLHGDPLPAQIKVDIKENPNEYVVHAELPGAGKENIHVQIEGNAVSIRAEISQIDTQNKDDKPLRSERYFGQVSRSFQLPVEIDQGASKARYDNGILTLNLVKAQSKGGQRLSID; from the coding sequence ATGAGCAGCTTGAGTCCATTTGTCGGCGGTAATCTGTTTGACGAGTTGTTTCGGGATATCAGTCCGGGCTATTGGGTCCGTCCTTTACACGGCGATCCGTTGCCGGCGCAGATTAAAGTCGATATTAAAGAAAATCCGAACGAATACGTCGTTCACGCCGAATTGCCCGGTGCCGGCAAAGAAAACATCCATGTCCAGATCGAAGGCAACGCAGTCAGTATCCGCGCCGAAATCAGCCAGATCGACACGCAGAACAAGGACGACAAACCTTTGCGCAGCGAGCGTTATTTCGGGCAGGTCTCGCGCAGTTTTCAGTTGCCGGTCGAGATCGATCAAGGCGCTAGTAAAGCCCGCTACGACAACGGCATCCTGACCTTGAATCTGGTCAAAGCCCAAAGCAAAGGCGGCCAGCGTTTGAGCATTGATTAA
- a CDS encoding NUDIX domain-containing protein produces the protein MSNELLDVVDELDCILEQRPRQEIHATGRRHRAVHILVFNDRDQLFLQKRSMLKDLNKGLWDTSAAGHVDAGETYADCAPRELEEELGVAAADLKALFKLEACPELGMEFIQVYQARHNGPFQLAADEIDEGGWFPPTAIDDRVAKDDPTMTETFKIIWRRYRQIVPPAGG, from the coding sequence ATGTCAAACGAACTGCTCGACGTGGTCGACGAACTCGACTGCATTCTGGAACAGCGCCCGCGCCAGGAAATCCACGCCACCGGCCGCCGTCACCGCGCTGTGCATATATTGGTGTTTAACGACCGCGACCAGTTGTTTTTGCAAAAACGCTCGATGCTGAAAGATCTGAACAAAGGTCTGTGGGACACGTCTGCCGCCGGCCATGTCGACGCCGGCGAGACCTACGCCGATTGCGCGCCGCGCGAGCTGGAAGAAGAGTTGGGAGTGGCCGCCGCCGATTTGAAAGCTTTATTCAAACTGGAGGCTTGCCCGGAACTGGGCATGGAGTTTATTCAGGTCTACCAAGCCCGACATAACGGGCCGTTCCAATTGGCAGCGGACGAAATAGACGAAGGCGGCTGGTTCCCGCCCACTGCCATAGACGATCGGGTCGCCAAAGACGACCCGACGATGACCGAAACCTTCAAGATAATTTGGCGGCGTTACCGCCAGATTGTGCCGCCAGCAGGCGGTTAA
- a CDS encoding TetR/AcrR family transcriptional regulator, with protein sequence MARRSEHSQEQIREMVLKAAETIVIEDGFNALTVRKIALEIGYTVGSIYMVFANMNDLATHVKARTLEQLAEHLQQSVTDGGAEQQLMALADTYLQFAARHFNRWRMIFDAQSDAPVPDWYQAKVEQMFAIAEALFGQLAQDVSAERSRLASRALWSGIHGICILSLTGEQQAGEVEAAKKAVELLVWTFIQGWKIAPNPANAMPPE encoded by the coding sequence ATGGCAAGAAGAAGCGAGCATAGTCAGGAGCAGATCCGGGAAATGGTGCTGAAGGCGGCGGAAACCATTGTTATCGAGGATGGTTTTAATGCTTTGACGGTCAGGAAGATTGCGCTGGAGATCGGCTATACGGTCGGCAGCATTTACATGGTGTTCGCCAATATGAACGATCTGGCAACCCACGTTAAGGCGCGGACTTTGGAGCAACTTGCCGAACACCTGCAACAAAGCGTAACCGACGGCGGCGCCGAACAGCAGTTGATGGCGCTGGCGGATACTTACTTGCAATTCGCCGCCCGCCATTTCAACCGCTGGCGGATGATTTTCGATGCCCAGAGCGATGCGCCGGTACCGGATTGGTACCAAGCCAAGGTCGAACAAATGTTCGCGATTGCCGAAGCCTTGTTCGGCCAGCTAGCGCAGGATGTCTCCGCCGAGCGGAGCCGGCTGGCATCGCGTGCGTTGTGGAGCGGCATCCACGGCATCTGCATCCTCTCCTTGACCGGCGAGCAGCAAGCCGGCGAAGTCGAAGCCGCGAAAAAGGCGGTGGAGTTGCTGGTTTGGACTTTTATTCAGGGCTGGAAGATTGCGCCGAATCCGGCAAATGCCATGCCACCAGAATAG
- the lplT gene encoding lysophospholipid transporter LplT, which yields MNKSIYPLLVAQFLSAFADNAILFTVIAMVMQQAEPASWYVPALQSVFLVTFVALAPWAGGFADSQPKSRVLIIANLIKAGGAGLLLVKVEPLLAYCLVGVGATLYSPAKYGILPELAGHNALVKANSWVEGSTILAILTGMLVGAKLADHSVTWALLATIGLYSVSAATTLFLPTGLRKTIGGGSKILLFYREVKDFLSVPRSRFAVLGASLFWAAAASVRVIIIAWAPLVLMLHNASDIANLTLFLALGIIAGSALAPHLIPLEHLRRARIPAYAMSALIVALSFTDAIWPARGVLFLMGTAGGLFIVPINAALQEIGQQSIGSGGAVAMQNFFQNAAMLLAVGCYTLAAAEQVTPIAAMVGLGLLLLVATILVAWHLPDSAQSSSPE from the coding sequence ATGAACAAATCCATTTATCCGTTGCTGGTTGCGCAATTTCTCTCGGCCTTTGCCGATAACGCCATTTTGTTCACGGTCATTGCAATGGTGATGCAACAAGCGGAACCGGCCAGTTGGTACGTGCCGGCATTGCAGAGCGTATTTTTGGTGACTTTCGTCGCGTTGGCACCCTGGGCGGGCGGCTTTGCCGACAGCCAGCCTAAATCGCGGGTACTGATCATCGCCAATCTGATCAAAGCCGGCGGCGCCGGGTTATTGCTGGTCAAGGTCGAACCTTTGCTGGCTTATTGCCTGGTCGGCGTCGGTGCCACGCTCTACAGCCCAGCCAAATATGGCATATTGCCGGAGTTGGCCGGACACAATGCCTTGGTCAAAGCCAATAGCTGGGTCGAGGGCTCGACCATTTTAGCGATACTGACCGGTATGCTGGTCGGCGCCAAGCTGGCCGACCATTCCGTCACCTGGGCTTTGCTGGCCACGATCGGTCTGTACTCGGTGTCGGCTGCGACGACGCTGTTTTTGCCGACAGGATTGCGCAAAACGATAGGCGGCGGTTCGAAAATCCTGCTGTTTTACCGCGAGGTCAAAGATTTTCTGTCGGTACCGCGCTCGCGGTTTGCGGTTTTGGGTGCTTCGCTGTTTTGGGCGGCGGCGGCCAGCGTCCGGGTCATCATCATCGCCTGGGCGCCATTGGTGTTGATGCTGCACAATGCCAGCGACATCGCCAACCTGACGCTATTTCTGGCGTTGGGCATCATCGCCGGCTCAGCGCTGGCACCCCACTTGATTCCGCTGGAACATCTGCGCCGGGCAAGGATTCCTGCCTATGCAATGAGTGCGCTGATTGTGGCATTAAGTTTTACCGACGCGATCTGGCCGGCGCGCGGCGTGCTGTTTTTGATGGGGACCGCCGGCGGATTGTTTATCGTGCCGATCAACGCCGCCTTGCAGGAAATCGGCCAACAAAGCATCGGCAGCGGCGGCGCAGTGGCGATGCAAAACTTTTTTCAAAACGCGGCAATGTTGCTGGCGGTCGGTTGCTATACCCTGGCCGCAGCGGAACAGGTGACTCCAATCGCGGCTATGGTCGGATTGGGGCTGCTATTGCTGGTAGCGACTATTCTGGTGGCATGGCATTTGCCGGATTCGGCGCAATCTTCCAGCCCTGAATAA
- a CDS encoding NYN domain-containing protein: MLHLEKKLAVLIDAENTRLTSLEAIITELSKYGYLIVKRAYGDWASSALKNWKEKLNELAIQPIQQFSYTQGKNSSDAALIIDAMDLLYSNKFDAFAIISSDSDFTRLATRLKESQFHVYGVGERQTPISFRNACDDFIYIDVLVTLDSSDTEEKTSSTLTDKTLPLIKNQWTRQQLCMDTKLINSLRNAAKECSDENGWALLGLAGSLIKRQFPDFDSRNYGYSKLSTLIEATTLFEFTHEKMKGTNATRMFYRDKKRQKA; the protein is encoded by the coding sequence ATGCTTCATCTCGAAAAGAAACTCGCTGTTCTGATCGATGCTGAAAACACGCGCCTAACCTCTCTTGAGGCAATAATTACTGAGCTATCCAAATATGGCTATTTAATCGTGAAGCGAGCGTATGGTGACTGGGCTTCATCTGCATTAAAAAATTGGAAAGAAAAGCTCAATGAATTAGCAATACAGCCAATACAGCAGTTCTCTTATACTCAAGGCAAAAACTCCTCAGATGCGGCACTTATAATCGATGCGATGGATTTACTATATTCAAATAAATTTGACGCGTTTGCGATTATTTCAAGTGATAGTGACTTTACTAGATTGGCAACTCGATTAAAGGAATCGCAGTTCCATGTGTATGGTGTTGGAGAGAGGCAAACCCCTATCTCTTTTAGAAATGCGTGTGATGATTTTATTTACATTGATGTTTTAGTAACACTTGATTCCTCGGATACTGAAGAAAAAACCTCAAGCACACTTACAGATAAAACACTTCCCTTGATCAAAAACCAATGGACCAGACAACAACTTTGTATGGATACAAAACTCATCAACAGCCTCAGAAATGCCGCAAAGGAATGTTCAGATGAGAATGGTTGGGCACTCTTGGGCTTGGCGGGAAGCTTGATCAAACGACAATTCCCTGATTTTGATTCTAGAAATTATGGATATTCGAAACTTTCAACATTAATTGAAGCAACTACATTATTCGAATTTACTCATGAAAAAATGAAAGGAACTAACGCTACTAGGATGTTTTATAGAGACAAGAAGCGACAAAAGGCTTAG
- a CDS encoding AMP-binding protein, which yields MLKIVLRWLLTLLYRVKVNGLENYAAAGNRVLIVANHTSFLDPLLLGVFLPDDITFAINTHISERWWLRPFLRLSKVFPMDPTHPLSLKALIHHMQQDTKTVIFPEGRITTTGTLMKIYDGTGMVADKSGATLLPVRIDGAEFSRFSKLGDKVRQRWFPRITLHILPPTRIETHGDVTGKARRKHSGHILSDIMSEMMFATSHYRQTIFAALLEARTIFGGNYAIAEDLERKPVSYDTLITRSIAVGKLVKSITESGENVGVLLPNSCKTLNVILGLQLYRRTPAMLNYSLGAAGMAAACRTGRVNTVLTSRKFIEAAHLQTEADTLAEQVNLVYLEDLAAALTGFDKAAAWLQGKTARLWYKSREYDADDAAVVLFTSGSEGLPKGVVLSHANILANHKQIRSRIDFGPGDVVLNFLPMFHSFGFTVGTMMSVLNGMVSFFYPSPLHYAVIPEMAYEVGATIMFGTNTFLAAYAKKAHPYDFYKMRYVVAGAEKLQETTRTLWLNKFGIRILEGYGATETAPVTSVNTPMDYKAGSVGRFMPDMLHHLEPVPGIDGAGRLHVAGPNIMKGYLLPDNPGVLTPPISPQYGEGWYDTGDIVHVDDEGFIHIRGRSKRFAKVGGEMVSLTAVEQLAIQAWPDAQHAAVSLPDPRKGEQIILLTTQRNAMLKQLAEASPGVAAINLPKKLFVLEKLPVLATGKTDYPGATEVANNLMMIQEGQ from the coding sequence ATGTTGAAAATCGTATTGCGCTGGTTGTTAACCCTACTTTATCGGGTCAAGGTCAACGGTCTGGAGAATTACGCCGCAGCCGGCAACCGGGTGCTGATCGTCGCCAACCACACCTCGTTTCTCGATCCCCTGTTATTGGGCGTGTTTTTACCGGACGACATCACGTTCGCCATCAATACCCACATCTCCGAACGCTGGTGGTTGCGACCGTTCTTGAGGCTATCCAAAGTGTTCCCGATGGACCCGACCCATCCGCTGTCGCTGAAAGCCCTGATCCACCACATGCAGCAGGACACCAAAACCGTGATTTTCCCGGAAGGTCGAATCACCACCACCGGTACGTTGATGAAAATATACGACGGTACCGGCATGGTCGCCGATAAATCCGGTGCCACGCTGCTGCCGGTGCGGATCGACGGCGCCGAATTCAGCCGCTTCTCCAAATTGGGCGATAAGGTCAGACAACGCTGGTTTCCGCGCATCACCCTCCACATCCTGCCCCCGACCCGCATCGAAACCCACGGCGACGTCACCGGCAAAGCCCGCCGCAAACATAGCGGCCATATTTTATCGGACATCATGAGCGAAATGATGTTTGCCACCAGCCATTACCGGCAAACCATTTTTGCTGCGCTACTGGAAGCCCGCACCATTTTCGGCGGCAACTATGCCATTGCCGAGGACCTGGAGCGCAAACCGGTCAGTTACGACACGTTGATTACGCGCAGCATCGCGGTCGGCAAATTGGTGAAATCCATTACCGAGTCCGGCGAAAACGTTGGCGTGTTGCTGCCGAACAGTTGTAAGACCTTGAACGTAATCCTGGGCCTGCAACTTTACCGCCGCACCCCGGCGATGCTGAATTACTCGCTGGGCGCAGCCGGGATGGCTGCCGCCTGCCGCACCGGCCGGGTCAACACCGTACTGACCTCGCGCAAGTTCATCGAAGCCGCACATTTGCAAACCGAAGCGGATACACTGGCTGAGCAAGTGAACTTGGTCTATCTGGAGGACTTGGCGGCGGCGCTGACCGGCTTCGACAAAGCTGCAGCGTGGCTGCAGGGCAAAACCGCCCGACTCTGGTACAAAAGCCGGGAATACGATGCCGACGATGCGGCCGTGGTACTGTTCACTTCCGGCTCGGAGGGCTTGCCGAAAGGTGTGGTGCTGTCGCATGCCAACATTCTGGCCAACCATAAACAGATTCGCTCCCGCATCGATTTCGGACCGGGCGACGTGGTGTTGAATTTCCTGCCGATGTTCCATTCCTTCGGTTTCACCGTCGGCACCATGATGTCGGTGTTGAACGGCATGGTCAGTTTTTTCTATCCTTCCCCGCTGCATTACGCGGTGATTCCGGAAATGGCCTACGAGGTCGGCGCCACGATCATGTTCGGTACCAACACCTTCCTGGCGGCATATGCGAAAAAAGCCCACCCCTACGATTTTTACAAGATGCGTTATGTCGTGGCCGGCGCCGAAAAATTGCAGGAAACCACCCGCACCCTGTGGCTGAACAAATTCGGGATCCGGATTCTGGAAGGTTACGGCGCGACCGAAACGGCTCCGGTCACATCGGTCAATACGCCGATGGACTACAAAGCCGGCAGCGTCGGCCGCTTCATGCCCGACATGCTGCACCACCTGGAGCCGGTACCGGGCATCGACGGCGCCGGCCGGCTGCACGTGGCCGGGCCGAATATCATGAAAGGCTACTTATTGCCGGATAATCCCGGCGTATTGACGCCCCCGATTTCGCCGCAGTACGGCGAAGGTTGGTACGATACCGGCGACATCGTCCACGTCGACGACGAGGGCTTTATTCACATTCGCGGCCGCAGCAAGCGCTTTGCCAAGGTCGGCGGCGAAATGGTGTCGCTGACCGCGGTCGAGCAATTGGCGATCCAGGCCTGGCCGGACGCACAACACGCCGCGGTCAGCCTGCCCGACCCGCGCAAGGGCGAACAAATCATCCTGCTGACCACCCAACGCAACGCAATGTTGAAGCAATTGGCCGAAGCCTCGCCGGGCGTGGCGGCCATCAATTTGCCGAAAAAATTGTTTGTCCTGGAAAAACTGCCGGTGTTGGCCACCGGTAAAACCGACTATCCGGGCGCTACAGAGGTTGCTAACAACCTCATGATGATCCAGGAAGGGCAGTAA